In Labilibaculum sp. DW002, one DNA window encodes the following:
- a CDS encoding SusC/RagA family TonB-linked outer membrane protein, translating to MKRLLSLLLILMPLFVSAQEMKQISGKVLSEKDGEVLIGASVYIDKSTIGTETNMKGIIENITLGTITDFDGNFTLEVPKGLNTIACSFLGFETQMVNITGKTVVTIKLSESTSELGEIIVTGYQKIEKRKLTGAVTTLDIEESKQAAVLGVDQMLEGQLAGVSVQSTGGAPGAPARIRIRGTASLNGPQDPLWVLDGIPLEGTDLPSDQDDIDVDQLTSSPIAGVNPDDIESITVLKDASATAIYGARAANGVIVITTKKGKKGKVRVNYSGTFSYKPKPNIDRLNLMNSSEKVDLELQLAKSGYSYKPNQGAIGRILSNHSALDLFKSGGLSAIPADAQSEISALRNVNANWNDQLYEDAISQNHHFSISGGTDKNDFYISAGYYNEKGNLSGTSVDRYNLSVKNNFKVSSRFKAGVSLMVNRRINKSYLTDSRSFTNPVYYSRKANPYYLPSDENNAYLYDKDINSTTGQLLDYNILEERENTGNKLKSDGVLANFNIEWKLTNAFTFESQLGLQIDKLANEKLAKQDSYYVRDMRYRSRYNGGKDFLLPKTGGIIRNYASDRFQYTLKNILKYSKNINGDHDVSFMLGNELRESSLKTIQSFGYGYDELNLTTQAIAYRDDKDYKTFPSYLAGDVKDRYVSFFGTGGYTYRDKYTVFGSVRWDGSNLFGVNRKYKYLPLWSIGGTWRIKEESFLKEVAFLNKLQLRTSYGLQGNIDKSTSPYVIGTYNRIKVLPGADENGLTVSSPPNPKLRWEKTSTYNLGLDFGFFKNTISGSIDGYVRKSSDLIGPKSLAYSTGFNVTSVNFAETTNKGVELSIYTRNIKSKDFSWSTQLNIAYNTSNVDKILNANNLLTPSVNQVGHPINSIFTLKQAGLDENGVPMIYKKNGDKIKLADAFQMEDTSIKGRQDLKALYESFGYVLTDEELLNIVPPTFTSKLTAAEQRELYTYSGSSNPKYSGGLTNKFTYKGFDLSLGVVFNLGHKVLAQPKYSMTNFDRGLNWNKSVLERWTPENTEATLPRIVDGASKSDPLYSTYYLLATNPAIERLLSSNVRDASYARLQTVRLGYTCSNDFVRKLNLSGLRVFVEARNLAVLYGDYKDYLDPETIGNPLAQPLPKTVSFGVKANF from the coding sequence ATGAAAAGACTGCTAAGCTTGCTTTTGATTTTGATGCCGCTATTTGTATCGGCTCAAGAAATGAAGCAAATTTCAGGAAAGGTTCTCTCTGAAAAGGATGGGGAAGTTCTGATCGGAGCATCGGTATATATCGATAAATCAACGATCGGTACAGAAACCAATATGAAAGGGATTATAGAGAACATTACATTAGGAACCATTACCGATTTTGATGGTAATTTTACCCTAGAGGTTCCTAAAGGATTAAATACCATAGCTTGTAGCTTTCTTGGTTTTGAAACTCAAATGGTTAATATCACAGGCAAAACAGTTGTTACAATTAAACTTAGCGAATCAACTAGTGAGCTAGGAGAGATAATTGTAACAGGATATCAAAAAATTGAAAAAAGAAAGTTAACTGGCGCTGTTACAACGCTTGATATTGAGGAAAGTAAGCAGGCAGCTGTACTTGGTGTTGACCAAATGTTAGAAGGACAATTGGCAGGAGTTAGCGTACAATCAACTGGAGGAGCTCCTGGTGCACCCGCACGAATTCGTATCCGTGGAACGGCTTCACTTAATGGGCCACAAGATCCACTTTGGGTTCTTGATGGTATACCATTAGAAGGAACAGATTTACCTTCGGATCAGGATGATATCGATGTTGATCAATTAACAAGTTCGCCAATTGCTGGAGTAAATCCTGATGATATCGAAAGTATCACAGTTTTAAAAGATGCTTCGGCAACAGCAATTTATGGTGCTCGTGCAGCAAATGGTGTAATTGTTATTACAACAAAAAAAGGAAAAAAAGGAAAGGTAAGAGTTAACTATTCAGGAACGTTTAGTTACAAACCAAAGCCAAATATTGATCGATTAAATTTGATGAATTCATCAGAGAAAGTTGATTTGGAACTTCAATTGGCAAAATCAGGATATTCATATAAACCTAATCAGGGTGCTATTGGTCGTATTTTAAGCAATCACAGCGCATTGGATTTGTTTAAATCGGGTGGTTTGTCTGCTATTCCAGCTGACGCCCAGTCGGAAATAAGCGCATTAAGAAATGTGAATGCCAATTGGAATGATCAATTGTATGAAGATGCAATTTCGCAAAATCATCACTTTAGTATTTCTGGAGGAACTGATAAGAACGATTTCTATATTTCGGCTGGTTATTATAACGAAAAAGGAAACCTTTCAGGAACTTCTGTAGATCGTTATAACCTTTCAGTAAAAAATAATTTTAAGGTTAGCAGTCGTTTTAAGGCTGGTGTTTCTTTAATGGTTAACAGAAGAATTAATAAAAGTTATTTAACGGATAGCCGATCTTTTACTAATCCTGTATATTATTCTCGTAAAGCAAATCCTTACTATTTACCTAGCGACGAAAATAATGCCTATCTATACGACAAGGACATTAATAGTACAACAGGACAATTGTTAGATTACAATATATTGGAAGAACGCGAAAATACTGGAAACAAACTAAAAAGTGACGGTGTGTTGGCAAATTTCAATATCGAATGGAAATTGACGAATGCCTTTACATTTGAATCTCAATTAGGCTTACAGATAGATAAGCTTGCAAACGAAAAACTTGCAAAACAGGACAGTTATTATGTAAGAGACATGCGCTATCGCAGTCGTTATAATGGTGGAAAAGATTTTCTTCTTCCTAAAACAGGAGGAATTATTCGAAACTATGCAAGTGATCGTTTTCAATATACCTTAAAAAACATATTAAAATACAGCAAGAATATCAATGGGGATCATGATGTTTCTTTCATGTTAGGTAATGAACTAAGAGAGTCTTCTTTAAAAACGATTCAAAGTTTTGGTTATGGTTATGACGAACTTAATTTGACTACACAAGCAATAGCATATCGTGATGATAAAGACTATAAAACTTTCCCTTCTTATTTAGCAGGAGATGTAAAAGATAGATACGTTTCTTTCTTTGGTACTGGTGGATATACTTACAGGGATAAATATACTGTTTTCGGAAGCGTTCGATGGGATGGATCTAATCTCTTTGGTGTAAATCGAAAATATAAATATTTGCCATTGTGGTCAATTGGTGGAACTTGGAGAATAAAAGAAGAAAGCTTTTTGAAGGAGGTTGCATTTTTGAATAAACTACAGTTGCGTACATCATATGGTTTACAAGGTAATATCGATAAATCAACCTCTCCATATGTAATTGGAACTTATAACCGAATTAAAGTTTTACCAGGAGCTGATGAGAATGGCTTAACCGTTTCATCTCCACCTAATCCAAAATTAAGATGGGAGAAAACTTCGACCTATAATTTAGGACTTGATTTTGGTTTTTTCAAGAATACCATTAGTGGTAGTATTGATGGATATGTTCGTAAATCGTCTGATTTGATTGGGCCTAAATCACTTGCCTACTCAACTGGATTTAATGTAACATCGGTAAATTTTGCTGAGACTACCAATAAGGGAGTTGAATTATCTATTTACACAAGAAATATTAAGTCGAAGGATTTCTCATGGTCAACTCAACTAAATATTGCTTACAATACTAGCAATGTAGATAAGATTTTAAATGCGAACAATTTATTAACACCATCGGTAAATCAGGTAGGACATCCTATTAATTCGATATTTACGCTGAAACAAGCGGGCTTAGATGAAAATGGCGTTCCTATGATTTATAAGAAAAATGGGGATAAGATTAAGTTGGCGGATGCTTTCCAAATGGAAGATACATCGATTAAAGGCAGACAAGATTTAAAAGCATTGTATGAAAGTTTTGGTTATGTTTTAACAGATGAAGAATTACTGAATATTGTGCCTCCAACTTTTACTTCGAAACTAACAGCTGCTGAACAACGCGAACTATATACTTATTCGGGATCATCAAACCCAAAATATTCAGGAGGTTTAACCAATAAATTTACCTATAAAGGTTTTGATTTAAGTTTAGGTGTTGTTTTCAATCTTGGTCATAAGGTTCTTGCTCAGCCAAAATACAGTATGACTAATTTTGATAGAGGATTGAATTGGAATAAATCAGTCTTAGAAAGATGGACTCCTGAAAATACGGAGGCTACATTACCAAGAATTGTAGATGGAGCTTCTAAATCGGATCCATTGTATAGTACCTATTATTTATTGGCAACAAACCCTGCAATAGAACGCTTATTGAGTTCAAATGTTCGTGATGCTAGTTATGCTCGTCTGCAGACAGTACGATTGGGTTATACTTGCTCAAATGATTTTGTAAGAAAACTTAATCTTAGTGGTTTAAGAGTGTTTGTTGAAGCGAGAAATTTAGCAGTGCTTTATGGAGACTATAAGGATTATTTAGATCCTGAAACAATTGGAAATCCATTGGCACAACCTCTTCCTAAAACGGTATCATTTGGGGTAAAAGCAAATTTCTAA
- a CDS encoding zinc-dependent metalloprotease yields the protein MKLSTITPNHKFSRLFLIACILGGTSLQLQASERSILSAKDGIFNFWKKKNVKSESDSIQGKDSDSKLKKYDEIISSDAITKKGVIDIHRVKKDYYFEISDSLLSRDFLLVNKISKVPSQINEMGINKGINYQNLLIRFEADTLNEKVWVTTYHPYYEGKKGDAITKSVRDNYIPSIRESFDLACFGKDSTSCVFKVNKIFDGSEKSLNDLFTVLGMPGSALKSLSKISKAKSFPQNLIMKSLLTTKAEGITVSIEVTTNIVLLDENPMKPRFADKRVGFFTTKQHYFNDKQQALENRELVTRWRLEPKKEDVEKYLAGELVEPQKQIVYYVDPATPAQWRQAIKDGINDWQIAFEQAGFKNAIIAKDAPVDDPDFDGDDVRYSMVTYAASSQANAMGPSVVDPRSGEIIEADIIWWHNVMTALQSWIRIQTGIIDPKARANKFEDEHMAHAIRFVSSHEVGHTLGLMHNMGASYAYPVDSLRSKTYTDKMGGTAPSIMDYARFNYVAQPGDGVKNITPQIGVYDIFAIGWAYKWNNKANPWDELSEQTAMLRKHETDPLYHYGPQQNGKNTIDPSAQSEDLGDNSMHASRYGLKNLERIVPQVEDWTYEEGKDYEKAGKMMMGIIGQWFTYANHVVTNVGGIYLDQPVYGEKKAAYTHVEKAKQKDAIKYLLEEVIDIPEWLTQADIYNKTYPIKESPIGDIEYAPTTLFRDLHAHIFYSLLQKERLLRMLQNEADNGNDAYSLTEMMSDLHQGVFAQTIKGRSLSVFERQSQKNFVDALIIAQNKALEKTSKKSLHASDCSCGSDHGHMPMLCEYGVKNNAIFADEKEEQASTYAKRNLFFATMHRVSDEVSVKRGELFRIKDLLKRKKNIGNEATRFHYQDLILRIEHALSNK from the coding sequence ATGAAATTAAGTACAATCACACCAAATCACAAATTTTCGCGATTGTTCTTGATAGCTTGCATTCTTGGGGGAACGAGTTTACAATTGCAAGCATCAGAACGATCCATTCTTTCAGCTAAGGATGGTATTTTCAATTTTTGGAAAAAGAAGAATGTAAAAAGCGAGTCAGACTCTATTCAGGGTAAAGACTCCGATTCTAAATTAAAAAAGTATGATGAAATAATTTCTTCTGATGCAATTACAAAAAAAGGGGTAATTGATATTCACAGAGTAAAAAAGGATTATTATTTCGAGATTTCTGATTCACTGCTTAGCCGTGATTTTCTTTTAGTCAATAAGATCTCTAAGGTTCCTTCTCAAATTAATGAGATGGGTATTAATAAAGGAATCAATTACCAGAACCTTTTAATTCGTTTCGAGGCCGATACCTTAAATGAAAAAGTTTGGGTGACTACTTATCATCCATACTACGAAGGAAAAAAGGGCGATGCCATTACCAAATCGGTTCGCGACAATTATATCCCTTCTATTAGAGAAAGCTTTGACTTAGCTTGTTTTGGAAAAGATTCGACCTCATGTGTTTTTAAAGTGAATAAGATTTTTGATGGTTCTGAAAAGAGCTTGAATGATCTGTTTACTGTTTTGGGAATGCCAGGATCGGCATTAAAGAGCCTATCTAAAATTAGTAAAGCAAAAAGTTTTCCGCAAAACTTGATTATGAAATCGCTGCTTACAACTAAAGCCGAAGGTATTACTGTTTCTATTGAGGTGACGACTAATATTGTTTTATTAGATGAAAACCCTATGAAACCTAGATTTGCTGATAAACGAGTTGGCTTTTTTACAACCAAACAACACTATTTTAACGACAAACAGCAAGCTCTTGAAAATCGTGAATTGGTTACAAGATGGCGTTTAGAGCCTAAAAAAGAAGATGTTGAAAAGTATCTGGCTGGAGAGCTGGTAGAACCACAAAAGCAAATCGTCTATTATGTAGACCCTGCTACACCTGCTCAATGGCGTCAAGCAATAAAAGATGGAATAAACGATTGGCAAATTGCTTTTGAACAAGCAGGTTTCAAGAATGCTATTATTGCTAAAGATGCTCCTGTAGACGATCCTGATTTTGATGGTGATGATGTTCGCTATTCAATGGTGACATATGCAGCATCAAGCCAAGCTAATGCGATGGGCCCTTCAGTTGTCGATCCTCGATCCGGGGAGATTATAGAAGCCGATATTATTTGGTGGCATAATGTTATGACGGCCTTACAATCCTGGATTAGAATTCAAACAGGTATCATCGATCCTAAAGCAAGAGCTAATAAATTCGAAGACGAACATATGGCTCATGCAATTCGTTTTGTATCCTCGCACGAGGTTGGTCATACCTTAGGGTTAATGCATAACATGGGAGCTTCATATGCTTATCCGGTTGATTCATTAAGATCGAAAACTTACACAGATAAAATGGGAGGTACAGCACCTTCGATTATGGATTACGCTCGTTTTAATTATGTTGCACAACCTGGAGATGGTGTTAAGAATATTACACCGCAAATTGGAGTTTACGATATTTTTGCAATTGGATGGGCTTACAAATGGAATAATAAAGCCAATCCTTGGGATGAATTAAGTGAACAAACTGCTATGCTCCGTAAACACGAAACGGATCCTTTATACCACTATGGACCTCAGCAGAACGGAAAGAATACAATTGATCCATCGGCGCAAAGCGAAGATTTGGGAGATAATTCAATGCATGCAAGTCGCTATGGATTAAAAAACCTGGAACGCATTGTACCACAAGTTGAAGATTGGACTTACGAAGAAGGTAAGGATTACGAGAAGGCTGGAAAAATGATGATGGGTATTATTGGGCAATGGTTCACTTATGCCAACCATGTGGTGACCAATGTTGGAGGTATATATCTTGATCAACCTGTTTATGGTGAGAAAAAAGCGGCTTATACTCACGTTGAGAAGGCAAAGCAAAAGGATGCTATTAAATACTTATTAGAAGAGGTAATTGATATTCCGGAATGGTTGACCCAAGCAGATATCTACAATAAAACATATCCTATTAAGGAATCGCCTATTGGCGATATTGAATATGCGCCAACGACACTATTTCGTGATTTACACGCACATATCTTTTACTCATTACTTCAGAAAGAGCGTTTGTTAAGAATGCTACAAAACGAAGCCGATAATGGGAATGATGCATATTCACTTACAGAAATGATGAGCGACTTGCACCAAGGTGTATTTGCGCAGACTATTAAGGGAAGAAGTTTATCAGTATTTGAGCGTCAGTCGCAAAAGAATTTTGTAGATGCTTTAATTATTGCTCAGAACAAAGCTTTAGAAAAGACAAGTAAAAAATCATTGCATGCTTCAGATTGCTCTTGTGGATCAGATCATGGACATATGCCAATGCTTTGTGAGTATGGCGTGAAGAACAATGCAATATTTGCTGATGAGAAAGAAGAACAGGCGAGTACTTATGCGAAGCGCAACTTATTTTTTGCCACTATGCACCGTGTTTCAGATGAAGTGTCGGTAAAAAGAGGAGAATTATTCCGAATTAAAGATTTATTGAAGAGAAAGAAAAATATTGGTAATGAAGCAACACGCTTTCATTATCAGGATCTTATTCTTCGTATAGAACACGCATTAAGTAATAAATAA
- a CDS encoding histidine kinase: MKLRNKSIIFIGLVIILSFGIVAYFIGDKMTITARKMSVDLALSKAQNSFLIVQTEIENSCRQAELYTDAVEEFAFGRELPVIKEILESDLMVSPEISARWFIRIDKNDTMSGVALEKINDSIIVKSPSAIHEKILLNQLQNLRGTVLSQPYINDQGKEIISILTPVIVNSHLNGIIGFDIDLKKFQQIFYDVKSLGRAFVSIISKNGICITHPDENLIGKQVGNHLDSSFVQLALQTGEKQQKEVHSEFLNLPVMRVYQPIRIANGRDYWLITVSVPLFNVKESVQEIRNSTILIGLVLALLLMVFLYFSQRRWLYESGKRQRAEKKHRNEVNKLSSIMESTDQIMIFSVGKTYKYTSFNSVHKNNIENKEGGSIQVGDNLLDAYYGDFRIQMKKYLDRALLGDHFLVEFQRHGIDYQQIFNAISDVEGKVVGVSSFRFDISETLELRRKAIEEEEEKVKAQLKNIKNQINPHFLFNSLNSLYALVEGEPKLARKFILNLSKVYRYLLDSNNSNLISLKQEMNFIKQYLFLQKIRFGENLLLEYDIKEEALSKKLPSVSIQSLVENAIKHNIITSEKPLLIKISVSDEYYLIVENQYQPRTDLSHTSGTGLKTLEALYGFLGDKQPVYGIENGFFRVKLPLF, from the coding sequence ATGAAATTACGTAATAAATCCATTATATTCATAGGCCTTGTTATTATTCTAAGTTTTGGGATAGTAGCTTATTTTATTGGCGATAAAATGACCATTACAGCACGTAAAATGAGTGTTGATTTGGCATTGTCGAAAGCGCAAAATAGTTTTCTAATTGTTCAGACTGAGATAGAAAATAGTTGCAGACAAGCCGAACTTTATACCGATGCAGTTGAAGAATTCGCTTTTGGACGAGAACTTCCTGTGATTAAAGAGATATTGGAATCGGACCTAATGGTAAGTCCGGAAATATCTGCTCGATGGTTTATTAGGATAGATAAAAATGATACAATGAGTGGAGTCGCTTTGGAAAAAATAAATGACTCTATTATAGTGAAATCTCCTTCTGCTATTCATGAGAAAATATTATTGAATCAACTGCAAAATTTAAGAGGAACTGTCTTATCACAGCCTTATATAAATGATCAAGGTAAAGAGATCATCAGTATTCTTACTCCAGTAATTGTAAATTCACACTTAAATGGAATTATTGGTTTTGATATTGATTTGAAAAAGTTCCAACAAATCTTCTATGATGTAAAATCCTTGGGGAGAGCATTTGTGAGTATCATTTCAAAAAATGGCATTTGTATTACACATCCTGATGAAAACCTAATTGGAAAGCAGGTAGGTAATCATTTAGATTCGAGTTTTGTACAGTTGGCATTGCAGACTGGTGAAAAGCAACAGAAGGAAGTTCATTCCGAGTTTTTGAATCTCCCAGTAATGAGGGTATACCAACCAATTCGAATTGCAAATGGTAGGGATTATTGGTTAATTACCGTAAGTGTTCCTCTTTTTAATGTGAAAGAATCGGTCCAGGAAATAAGAAATTCAACCATATTAATTGGTTTGGTATTGGCTCTTTTGTTAATGGTCTTTCTTTATTTTTCTCAGCGTCGTTGGCTTTATGAATCTGGAAAAAGGCAAAGAGCCGAGAAAAAACATCGAAATGAAGTGAATAAGTTATCTTCAATCATGGAAAGTACCGATCAGATTATGATTTTTTCGGTTGGCAAGACTTATAAATACACAAGTTTTAATAGTGTCCACAAAAATAATATTGAAAATAAAGAAGGTGGTTCAATTCAGGTAGGAGATAATTTATTAGACGCCTATTATGGAGATTTTCGTATTCAAATGAAAAAATATTTGGACAGAGCACTTTTAGGAGATCATTTTTTGGTTGAATTTCAAAGACATGGAATAGATTACCAGCAAATTTTTAATGCAATATCCGATGTTGAAGGAAAAGTGGTAGGTGTTTCCAGCTTTCGCTTTGATATTAGTGAAACACTTGAACTTCGACGAAAGGCTATTGAAGAGGAAGAAGAGAAAGTAAAAGCACAATTAAAGAATATAAAAAATCAGATTAATCCACACTTTTTATTCAACTCTTTAAATTCCCTTTATGCATTGGTTGAAGGAGAACCAAAGTTAGCGCGTAAATTTATTTTGAATTTATCGAAGGTGTATCGTTATTTATTGGATAGCAATAACAGTAATCTGATCAGCTTAAAACAGGAGATGAATTTTATTAAGCAGTATCTTTTCTTGCAGAAAATTCGCTTTGGCGAAAATTTACTTTTAGAATACGATATAAAAGAAGAAGCACTTAGCAAAAAGCTTCCATCTGTAAGTATTCAGTCATTAGTGGAAAATGCCATCAAACACAATATAATTACAAGTGAGAAACCACTTCTAATTAAAATCTCCGTTTCCGATGAATATTATTTAATTGTTGAAAATCAATACCAACCTCGAACAGACCTAAGCCATACTTCTGGTACGGGATTAAAAACGTTGGAGGCTTTGTATGGTTTTCTAGGTGATAAGCAACCTGTTTATGGTATAGAAAATGGCTTTTTCAGAGTTAAATTGCCCTTGTTTTAA
- the pflB gene encoding formate C-acetyltransferase, which translates to MKRVQFKAGEWQKTINVRDFVSNNLTSYEGDASFLTGATERTKKLWDICKDAVKEERANNGVRSIDTETVSTIASHGAGYIDKSLELIVGLQADELLRRAMKPYGGIAVVEKACTEQGLEVSDRVKDIFRNFAKTHNDGVFDAYTDEIRKFRSLGFLTGLPDNYARGRIIGDYRRVALYGIDRLIEVKKADLAGLTGSMTDELIRLREEVSEQIKALGEIKALGAKYGLELNRPAETAQEAIQWVYMGYLAAVKEQDGAAMSLGNVSTFLDIYIDRDLQEGTITEEFAQEMLDQFVMKLRMVRHLRMNAYDEIFAGDPTWVTESIGGKTMDGRTKVTKTSFRFLNTLYTLGASPEPNMTVLWSDELPEGFKKFCAQVSIDTSSIQYENDQLMRDTRKSDDYGIACCVSYQEIGKQIQFFGARCNLAKTLLLALNGGRCEKTGTLLIEGIPAMSSDVLNYDEVMSNYMIAMKQMARVYSDSMNIIHYMHDKYYYEKAQMSLVDTNPAINLAYGIAGLSIVADSLSAIKNAKVTSVRNEEGLTADFKIEGDFPFYGNDDDAVDCFAVEIPNIFNGMLKDLPTYKNAEATMSILTITSNVVYGLKTGATPDGRAAGVPFAPGANPMHGRDKNGAIASLNSVAKINYEDSLDGISNTFSIVPKSLGATEESRQENLVTMMDAYFTKGAHHLNVNVLNRELLMDAMERPEEYPQLTIRVSGYAVNFVRLTREQQLEVISRSFFEKM; encoded by the coding sequence ATGAAAAGAGTTCAATTCAAAGCCGGTGAGTGGCAAAAAACTATTAACGTAAGAGATTTCGTTAGTAACAATCTAACTTCTTACGAAGGAGATGCTTCATTCTTAACTGGAGCAACAGAACGCACAAAAAAATTATGGGACATCTGTAAAGATGCAGTAAAAGAAGAGCGCGCAAACAACGGTGTTCGCTCTATAGATACTGAAACAGTATCAACAATTGCTTCTCACGGAGCAGGATATATCGACAAATCATTGGAGTTAATCGTAGGTCTTCAGGCTGACGAATTGCTTCGTAGAGCAATGAAACCTTATGGTGGTATTGCGGTTGTTGAGAAAGCATGTACTGAGCAAGGTCTTGAAGTTTCAGATCGTGTTAAGGATATTTTTCGCAATTTCGCAAAAACTCATAATGATGGTGTTTTTGATGCTTATACTGATGAAATTCGTAAATTTCGTTCATTAGGTTTCCTTACAGGCCTTCCTGATAACTACGCTCGTGGTCGTATTATTGGTGACTACCGTCGTGTGGCTCTTTACGGTATCGACCGTTTGATCGAAGTAAAGAAAGCTGACTTAGCAGGTTTGACCGGATCTATGACAGATGAATTGATTCGTCTTCGTGAAGAGGTTTCAGAGCAGATTAAAGCTTTAGGTGAAATTAAGGCATTAGGTGCGAAATATGGTTTAGAGTTGAATCGTCCGGCTGAAACAGCTCAAGAAGCTATTCAGTGGGTATATATGGGTTACCTGGCTGCTGTTAAGGAGCAAGATGGTGCTGCAATGTCACTGGGTAATGTTTCTACTTTCCTTGATATTTATATCGACAGAGATCTTCAGGAAGGTACAATTACTGAAGAATTTGCTCAGGAAATGCTTGATCAATTCGTAATGAAATTGCGTATGGTTCGTCACCTTCGTATGAATGCTTACGATGAGATTTTCGCTGGCGACCCAACTTGGGTAACTGAGTCAATTGGTGGTAAAACTATGGACGGTAGAACTAAGGTAACTAAAACCTCTTTCCGTTTCCTTAACACGCTATACACTCTGGGAGCTTCTCCAGAGCCAAACATGACTGTTCTTTGGTCAGACGAATTACCAGAAGGATTCAAGAAATTCTGTGCTCAGGTTTCTATCGATACGTCTTCTATTCAGTACGAGAATGATCAATTGATGCGTGATACGCGTAAGTCTGATGATTATGGTATTGCTTGTTGTGTTTCTTACCAGGAGATTGGAAAGCAAATTCAGTTCTTCGGCGCTCGTTGTAACTTGGCTAAAACACTTCTTTTGGCTCTTAACGGTGGACGTTGTGAGAAAACAGGTACATTACTTATCGAAGGTATTCCGGCAATGTCTAGCGACGTGTTGAACTATGACGAGGTAATGAGCAACTATATGATTGCGATGAAGCAAATGGCTCGTGTTTATAGCGATTCAATGAACATTATCCACTATATGCACGATAAGTACTACTACGAGAAAGCTCAAATGTCTCTGGTTGATACAAACCCTGCTATTAACCTAGCATACGGTATTGCCGGTCTTTCTATTGTAGCTGACTCGTTATCTGCAATTAAAAATGCTAAAGTAACTTCTGTACGTAATGAAGAAGGTTTAACAGCTGATTTCAAAATTGAAGGTGATTTTCCATTTTATGGTAACGATGATGATGCAGTAGACTGTTTTGCTGTTGAGATTCCAAACATCTTTAATGGTATGTTGAAAGATCTACCAACTTATAAGAATGCTGAAGCTACTATGTCTATTCTGACTATTACTTCTAATGTGGTATATGGTTTGAAGACTGGTGCAACTCCTGATGGTAGAGCAGCTGGTGTGCCTTTCGCTCCTGGTGCGAATCCAATGCACGGACGTGATAAGAATGGTGCTATTGCTTCATTGAACTCAGTAGCTAAGATTAATTACGAAGATTCTTTGGATGGTATCTCAAATACTTTCTCAATTGTTCCTAAGTCATTAGGTGCAACAGAAGAATCACGTCAAGAGAACTTGGTGACTATGATGGATGCCTATTTTACTAAAGGTGCTCATCACTTGAACGTAAATGTATTGAACCGTGAGCTTCTTATGGATGCAATGGAGCGCCCGGAAGAATACCCGCAGTTGACTATTCGTGTATCAGGTTACGCAGTAAACTTCGTAAGATTGACTCGCGAGCAGCAGTTAGAGGTTATTTCTCGTTCTTTCTTCGAGAAAATGTAA
- a CDS encoding formate/nitrite transporter family protein, with the protein MSFQETTDVIEVQKHAPIVKVQQGFNSPKETVKVVNHTAEAKRDTASKKVFVLAILAGGYIAMGSLLALVVGGAMPGLAATNPGLQKFFFGAVFPLGLILCALAGAELFTGNTAYFIPSVLSKRMSVKVPLKNWTIVYLGNFVGSLIVAYFLVYLTEAIMHSPSMDSAINIAVAKTSNPFYKTFLKGIACNWMVALAMWLAYAAKDTTGKILGIWFPVMAFVAMGFEHCVANMFFIPVAIFHGADITWMDFIVKNLIPATLGNIVGGALFVGTAYWYAYDKK; encoded by the coding sequence ATGTCGTTTCAAGAAACTACAGATGTAATTGAGGTGCAAAAGCATGCACCAATCGTCAAAGTGCAACAAGGTTTTAATTCACCTAAAGAGACAGTTAAGGTTGTTAATCATACAGCGGAAGCAAAACGTGACACAGCATCCAAGAAAGTGTTTGTCTTAGCTATTTTAGCTGGTGGATATATTGCCATGGGTAGCCTTTTGGCTCTTGTTGTAGGCGGTGCAATGCCAGGCTTGGCTGCAACCAATCCTGGTTTGCAAAAATTCTTTTTCGGTGCGGTTTTCCCGTTGGGATTAATATTGTGTGCTCTTGCTGGTGCTGAGCTTTTTACAGGTAATACAGCTTACTTTATTCCGTCGGTCTTATCTAAGCGTATGTCTGTTAAAGTGCCATTGAAAAATTGGACGATTGTATATTTGGGTAACTTTGTGGGTTCGTTAATAGTTGCTTACTTTTTGGTATATCTTACCGAGGCAATTATGCATTCTCCTTCAATGGATTCTGCAATTAATATTGCAGTTGCTAAAACATCAAATCCTTTTTACAAGACCTTTTTAAAGGGAATTGCTTGTAATTGGATGGTGGCATTAGCTATGTGGTTGGCTTATGCAGCTAAAGATACAACAGGTAAAATACTGGGAATTTGGTTTCCGGTAATGGCCTTTGTTGCAATGGGCTTTGAACACTGCGTTGCAAATATGTTCTTTATTCCTGTTGCTATATTTCATGGTGCTGATATCACTTGGATGGATTTTATCGTGAAAAACCTTATTCCTGCCACTTTGGGTAATATTGTGGGGGGAGCTTTATTTGTAGGAACTGCATATTGGTACGCTTACGATAAAAAATAG